The proteins below are encoded in one region of Halorhodospira halochloris:
- a CDS encoding abortive infection family protein, with product MVDLKRSQIRAIEEAMGYPRGFGYVLDFSDRTMEEFFEDEFGVEIYDEQNQSLGTSKRNCLTGFLLRADKQTALRVLRALWERREGLIDAAPSSADAREAKSKSGPFQEVIDYLEGDLGSPNTEGVETFERDRTLEELVADIERTLAANKPEVAIDHLHTYCMKKFAHLLKARGINCDKDEPLHSRFGKYRKCLEAEQDLPEFTVRALKSFISLLESFNDLRNNRSLAHDNEILKPAEARFIFSSISAILVMVRALEAARYGD from the coding sequence ATGGTAGACCTAAAGCGTTCGCAGATCAGAGCCATTGAAGAGGCCATGGGGTATCCCAGGGGTTTCGGCTACGTTCTTGATTTTTCGGACCGGACTATGGAGGAATTCTTCGAGGACGAGTTCGGGGTCGAGATCTATGATGAGCAGAATCAATCGCTCGGGACTTCCAAGCGAAATTGCCTTACAGGCTTCCTCCTGCGCGCGGACAAGCAGACTGCTCTGCGCGTACTTCGTGCGCTGTGGGAACGGAGGGAAGGCCTGATCGATGCTGCTCCGAGCTCTGCGGATGCGCGGGAGGCAAAGTCGAAGTCGGGGCCATTCCAGGAGGTCATTGATTATCTTGAAGGCGACCTAGGCAGCCCGAACACGGAGGGCGTCGAAACATTCGAGCGCGACCGGACGCTGGAGGAGTTGGTGGCTGATATCGAGCGCACGCTCGCCGCAAATAAGCCAGAGGTCGCGATCGATCACTTGCATACGTACTGTATGAAGAAGTTTGCCCATCTCTTGAAAGCTCGAGGAATCAATTGCGACAAGGATGAGCCCCTCCATTCTCGGTTTGGAAAGTACCGCAAATGTCTTGAGGCGGAGCAAGATCTTCCTGAGTTCACCGTCCGGGCTCTGAAGTCCTTCATTAGCTTGCTCGAGAGTTTTAACGATCTGAGGAACAATCGATCGTTGGCGCACGACAACGAAATATTGAAGCCTGCCGAGGCGCGTTTTATCTTCTCCAGCATCAGCGCGATTTTGGTAATGGTACGCGCTCTTGAAGCAGCCCGGTACGGTGATTGA